Proteins from a single region of Weeksella virosa DSM 16922:
- a CDS encoding SDR family NAD(P)-dependent oxidoreductase codes for MQQKVIVITGSSAGVGLTLANYFQSKGHIVYGLSRTMHGKETFHHLPTDVTNKENVYKSIETILHEQKRIDVLINNAGIGMLGAVEDASKEDVDKLFNVNIFGSLYTIQAVLPHMRAQKYGWIFNVSSIASNHALPFRGYYSASKSVIDRLTEALRLENRKTGVKIATLNFGDIRTNIAESRVKSTVSAFHKDKFFAVVEEIDKEVENGTPPEKLIPIIEKLLNKKNLKPHYYIGKRMQKLSVRLKYMLSQKRFENILAKYSKMN; via the coding sequence ATGCAGCAAAAAGTAATTGTAATCACCGGTTCTTCGGCGGGTGTTGGGCTTACCTTGGCCAATTATTTCCAATCAAAAGGTCATATTGTGTATGGATTGTCGAGAACAATGCATGGTAAAGAAACTTTCCATCATCTTCCGACTGATGTAACAAATAAAGAAAATGTGTACAAATCAATCGAAACTATTTTGCATGAACAAAAAAGAATCGATGTCTTGATTAACAATGCAGGGATTGGTATGTTGGGTGCTGTAGAAGACGCAAGCAAGGAAGATGTGGATAAGCTTTTTAATGTTAATATTTTTGGATCACTTTATACGATTCAGGCAGTTTTACCACATATGAGAGCACAGAAATACGGTTGGATTTTTAATGTTTCTTCGATTGCTAGTAATCATGCATTGCCTTTCAGAGGTTACTATTCTGCCTCGAAATCGGTCATAGATCGTTTAACGGAAGCATTGCGTTTAGAGAATCGTAAAACAGGCGTAAAGATTGCCACTCTAAACTTTGGAGATATTCGTACAAATATTGCAGAAAGTCGTGTTAAAAGTACCGTTTCAGCATTTCATAAAGATAAATTTTTTGCTGTGGTTGAAGAAATTGACAAGGAAGTAGAAAACGGAACTCCACCAGAGAAACTGATTCCTATAATCGAGAAATTATTGAATAAGAAAAATCTGAAACCTCACTATTATATCGGTAAAAGGATGCAGAAATTATCGGTAAGATTGAAATACATGCTAAGTCAAAAACGTTTCGAAAATATTTTGGCTAAATACTCGAAAATGAATTAA
- a CDS encoding GNAT family N-acetyltransferase gives MHLVWKIKRFDELSALEIYQILQLREMVFIIEQACIYQDIDNKDLGCYHLWAEKDGQMVAYTRLVPPDLSYPNETSIGRVLSHPKYRRHKIGRQLVTFAIEAVSNLYPRNAIRISAQEYLIPFYESYDFVQVSQVYIEDHLPHAEMLLSKKH, from the coding sequence ATGCATTTGGTCTGGAAAATAAAACGATTTGATGAATTATCTGCTTTGGAAATCTACCAGATTTTACAACTACGAGAAATGGTTTTTATCATCGAACAAGCCTGTATATACCAAGATATAGATAACAAAGATTTGGGTTGCTATCATCTTTGGGCCGAGAAAGATGGACAAATGGTAGCGTATACGCGTTTGGTTCCACCGGATTTATCCTACCCGAATGAAACGTCTATAGGGCGTGTTTTATCGCATCCAAAATATAGAAGGCATAAAATAGGAAGACAATTGGTGACTTTTGCCATAGAGGCAGTTAGCAATCTTTATCCTAGAAACGCAATTCGTATATCTGCACAAGAATATTTGATTCCGTTTTATGAATCTTATGATTTTGTGCAAGTATCGCAAGTGTATATAGAGGATCATTTACCACATGCAGAAATGCTTTTATCCAAAAAACACTAA
- a CDS encoding DMT family transporter — translation MKVSLKNWLTLLVLSLTWGSSFILIKQGLNAFTPYQVGALRMTIAAGFLSIWGIRNLRKIPRNKIFWVILAGANGNFIPMFLFPIAQTHVSSSMAGILDSLVPIFVLLFGALFFAIPAKTNQIIGALIGFSGAVLLIGFDGMSGENSLLHSLLIVLATAMYGINGLIITSKLRDIPSFQLSTALFSIWLIPAIIVLILSGFFTNFTGSTEQWNSLGYITLLGFFGTAIAMMLFYKMIQETSAIFASMVTYIMPIVSVSWGVMVGEHITWLHFVGFLLILCGVYLIQKKSKNEIEQSEYIQKEV, via the coding sequence ATGAAAGTATCGCTAAAAAATTGGTTAACTCTCCTTGTCTTATCGCTTACTTGGGGAAGTTCTTTTATACTAATCAAACAAGGTCTGAATGCCTTTACACCGTATCAAGTTGGCGCATTGAGAATGACGATTGCTGCAGGTTTTTTATCGATTTGGGGAATTAGGAATTTACGGAAAATTCCACGAAACAAAATATTTTGGGTAATATTAGCTGGTGCAAACGGAAACTTTATACCTATGTTCCTTTTCCCAATAGCCCAAACTCATGTTAGTAGTTCTATGGCTGGCATTCTCGATTCGCTTGTTCCTATTTTTGTATTACTTTTCGGTGCATTGTTTTTTGCAATTCCTGCCAAAACAAATCAGATCATAGGAGCTTTAATCGGATTTTCTGGTGCAGTTCTCTTAATTGGTTTTGATGGTATGTCGGGTGAAAATAGCCTGTTACACAGTTTATTGATTGTATTGGCAACTGCCATGTACGGGATTAATGGTTTGATCATCACCTCGAAGCTAAGGGATATACCATCGTTTCAATTATCAACTGCTTTATTTTCCATTTGGTTAATCCCAGCCATTATTGTTCTTATTTTATCGGGCTTTTTCACAAATTTTACAGGGAGTACAGAACAATGGAACAGCTTGGGTTATATAACCTTATTAGGATTTTTTGGTACAGCAATCGCCATGATGTTGTTCTACAAAATGATCCAAGAAACTAGCGCAATTTTTGCTTCGATGGTTACCTACATCATGCCTATAGTTTCTGTGTCTTGGGGAGTAATGGTCGGTGAGCATATCACATGGCTGCATTTTGTCGGTTTTTTATTAATCCTCTGCGGTGTTTACCTCATCCAAAAAAAATCGAAAAATGAAATCGAACAATCAGAATATATACAAAAAGAAGTTTAG
- a CDS encoding lipoprotein signal peptidase, whose translation MLKKVWLVAFIVLFIDQLSKFYIKTNFELHESVEVFKGFQLAFVENPGMAYGIEFGGLFGKHLLTIFRIGLIGFIIWFVMKWSRKKASNFFLLPVALILAGAIGNVIDSLFYGIIFDKGTVYNDQLMSWVGYNGLAKANFDGYSSFMLGCVVDMLYFPLFEFDWPTWVPIVGGTHYKFFQPVFNIADSAIFIGIACLLIFRKKAFVTKTGEHIHF comes from the coding sequence ATGTTAAAGAAGGTTTGGCTCGTCGCTTTCATTGTATTGTTCATCGATCAATTATCGAAATTTTATATCAAAACAAATTTCGAACTGCATGAAAGTGTCGAAGTTTTCAAAGGATTTCAATTGGCATTTGTCGAAAATCCAGGAATGGCATACGGAATAGAATTCGGAGGTTTATTTGGGAAACATCTTCTCACCATTTTTCGAATCGGATTGATTGGTTTTATCATCTGGTTTGTAATGAAGTGGTCAAGAAAAAAAGCAAGTAACTTTTTCCTCCTACCGGTCGCCCTCATTTTAGCAGGCGCCATCGGGAATGTAATCGATAGTCTATTCTATGGTATAATTTTCGACAAAGGGACCGTTTACAATGATCAACTCATGAGTTGGGTAGGGTACAATGGACTCGCCAAAGCAAACTTCGATGGCTATTCATCGTTTATGCTTGGTTGCGTAGTCGATATGCTCTATTTCCCGTTATTCGAGTTCGATTGGCCTACTTGGGTACCAATAGTTGGCGGAACGCATTATAAGTTCTTCCAACCCGTATTCAACATTGCCGACTCTGCCATCTTTATCGGAATCGCATGTTTGCTGATTTTTCGTAAAAAAGCCTTTGTTACCAAAACAGGTGAGCATATTCACTTCTAA
- a CDS encoding DUF4836 family protein has product MKTVLNKPHFVFFFCVFMLFLGCKKGVEYENILPPDAVAVAIINPKQLAIKANLTKIDQYKVFQLFEESLTTKNASTAKLWETIRKDPTEIGIDLNRQIFVFMVEKNQQQYVGISMKMGSKKKFENFLANLHQASSEKEISFYQENDFHFSSSYQYPLVGWNKNSILFLASTYQNNTESLKKTFHDLTHNKQSLYQDPSFHDVVVQAQDVSIWTTNSFFRQFTDSTSDIEKYPRNNWVTHLNFVDDGLAITQKFHPDPILKKQLDSLPFWRKSTPSDLFDWAPKQSYANFFISVQEEQIYNVLKEQKLINKTLEEFDIQLEKYPNSFQGTALFSIFDFQSTLQKTTERDASLAHQSLSLQQNSIPQFVWLSEMKNLDFLTAFIQKNADRIKVYQTYWELRLESLPSIYFTQKEPYFLMTNNVEQIKKFALQIKDTETFKDSEYAKNAKYPLYAYFNLDLQQYPENLQTNFYGLTNFTSMKIIKPLFEILDFVDLKATDSYTKTGKIHLKNSDKNALETILLALDQVYINIML; this is encoded by the coding sequence ATGAAAACAGTCCTCAACAAACCTCATTTTGTATTCTTTTTCTGTGTTTTTATGCTTTTTTTGGGTTGTAAAAAAGGAGTAGAATACGAAAACATACTACCACCCGATGCCGTGGCAGTTGCCATTATCAATCCCAAACAGTTGGCCATCAAAGCTAACCTTACGAAGATAGATCAATACAAAGTTTTTCAGCTTTTCGAAGAATCACTGACCACCAAAAACGCTTCTACGGCAAAACTTTGGGAAACAATAAGAAAAGATCCCACCGAAATAGGAATTGATCTGAATAGACAAATTTTTGTTTTCATGGTGGAAAAAAACCAACAACAATATGTTGGGATTAGTATGAAAATGGGAAGCAAAAAGAAATTTGAAAATTTTTTAGCAAATTTACACCAAGCTTCTTCTGAAAAAGAAATTTCTTTTTATCAAGAAAATGATTTCCATTTCAGCTCGAGTTATCAATATCCTTTGGTGGGATGGAACAAAAACTCGATTCTATTTTTAGCAAGTACTTACCAAAACAATACAGAAAGCCTGAAAAAAACTTTTCATGATCTTACCCATAATAAACAATCGTTGTACCAAGACCCAAGCTTCCACGATGTGGTTGTGCAGGCACAAGATGTCAGTATTTGGACGACTAATTCTTTTTTTAGGCAGTTTACAGATTCTACCAGCGATATTGAAAAATATCCTAGGAACAATTGGGTTACGCACCTCAACTTTGTAGATGATGGGTTGGCCATTACTCAAAAATTCCATCCAGATCCCATCCTAAAAAAACAGCTCGATTCTCTCCCTTTTTGGAGAAAATCTACACCGTCTGATCTATTCGATTGGGCACCAAAACAATCGTATGCCAATTTTTTTATTTCGGTGCAGGAAGAGCAAATTTACAATGTGCTGAAGGAGCAAAAACTCATTAACAAAACTTTGGAAGAATTTGATATACAACTCGAAAAATACCCAAACAGTTTTCAGGGTACAGCTTTATTTAGCATTTTCGATTTTCAATCGACCCTCCAAAAAACTACCGAAAGAGATGCTTCTCTTGCCCATCAATCTCTTTCGCTCCAGCAAAACAGTATTCCGCAATTTGTTTGGCTAAGCGAGATGAAAAATCTAGATTTCTTAACAGCTTTTATCCAAAAAAATGCTGATCGAATAAAGGTTTATCAAACCTACTGGGAGTTGCGTTTAGAGAGTCTTCCTTCGATTTATTTCACTCAAAAAGAACCGTATTTTCTTATGACAAATAATGTCGAACAAATAAAAAAGTTCGCTTTGCAAATTAAAGATACAGAAACTTTTAAGGATAGTGAATATGCTAAAAATGCAAAATATCCTTTGTACGCATATTTCAATCTCGATCTGCAGCAGTATCCAGAAAATTTACAAACGAATTTTTATGGTTTGACGAATTTCACGTCGATGAAAATCATAAAACCTTTGTTTGAAATTCTAGATTTTGTTGACCTTAAAGCAACTGATTCGTACACCAAGACAGGGAAAATACATTTGAAAAATTCGGATAAAAATGCCCTAGAAACAATTCTTTTGGCACTTGACCAAGTATATATCAATATAATGTTATAG
- a CDS encoding ATP-binding cassette domain-containing protein produces the protein MKIKIDRLIPKPLETFGFDDSMIWDKTYEFEKENHYQIIAPSGVGKSTLINILYGIRKDYTGRVWFDEQDIRDFSVSRWTHERNTRLAYVFQGLHLFEELTLMENILLKNNLTNFSTKEKIENWIDRVGLSKHLYQKAAHLSYGQRQRIAVVRALCQPFDFLLLDEPFSHLDTENSQVLLDIIFEESLQQNAGIILTTLHPINDKRIQHAVTL, from the coding sequence ATGAAAATAAAAATTGATCGATTAATCCCAAAGCCTTTAGAGACTTTTGGTTTTGATGATTCTATGATTTGGGATAAAACTTACGAATTCGAAAAAGAAAATCATTACCAAATTATCGCTCCTTCGGGTGTCGGAAAGTCTACTTTGATTAATATTTTATACGGCATCAGAAAAGATTACACCGGGCGGGTTTGGTTTGATGAGCAAGATATTCGGGATTTCTCGGTTTCGCGTTGGACACATGAAAGAAATACACGCTTGGCGTATGTTTTCCAGGGACTACATTTGTTTGAAGAATTGACTTTGATGGAAAATATCTTATTAAAAAACAATTTGACTAACTTTAGCACCAAAGAAAAAATAGAAAACTGGATCGATCGCGTTGGACTTTCGAAACATTTATACCAAAAAGCAGCACATCTTTCTTATGGTCAACGACAACGAATTGCTGTTGTGAGAGCACTATGCCAGCCTTTTGATTTTCTATTGCTCGACGAACCTTTTAGCCATCTAGATACTGAAAATTCACAAGTTTTATTGGATATTATTTTCGAAGAAAGTCTACAACAAAATGCAGGAATTATTCTGACAACTTTACATCCTATCAACGATAAACGAATACAACATGCGGTTACACTCTAG
- a CDS encoding TraR/DksA family transcriptional regulator: MSKTTEEKIRYSDSELAEFKAIIEEKLAQAQKDLEMIQETFMNDKTNGTDDTSPTFKAFEEGSETMSKEQNAQLASRQEKFIRDLKNALIRIENKTYGICRVTGKLINPDRLRLVPHATLSIEAKNLQR; this comes from the coding sequence ATGAGTAAAACAACTGAAGAAAAGATCCGTTATTCAGACAGCGAGCTGGCTGAATTCAAAGCGATTATCGAAGAGAAGTTGGCTCAAGCGCAAAAAGACCTAGAGATGATCCAGGAAACTTTTATGAACGATAAAACCAACGGTACCGATGATACATCTCCTACCTTTAAGGCTTTTGAAGAAGGTTCTGAAACCATGAGTAAAGAACAAAATGCGCAATTAGCTTCGCGACAAGAAAAATTTATTCGCGACCTAAAAAATGCATTAATCCGAATAGAAAATAAAACCTACGGAATTTGTCGTGTAACCGGTAAGTTGATCAATCCAGATCGTTTACGCTTAGTGCCACACGCAACCCTAAGTATCGAAGCTAAAAATTTGCAACGCTAA
- the ileS gene encoding isoleucine--tRNA ligase, translating to MAKNFKEYKHLNLVQIADETLKEWKEQNVFEKSITSRDGKDSYVFYEGPPSANGKPGIHHVLARSIKDIFCRFQTLKGKQVIRKAGWDTHGLPVELGTEKELGITKEDIGTKITIEQYNEACKRTVMRYTDLWNNLTEKMGYWVDMDDPYITYKPKYMETVWWLLKQIYDKGYLYKGYTIQPYSPKAGTGLSSHELNQPGTYQEVTDTTIVAQFKVDKNSTKLFDNQENDVYILAWTTTPWTLPSNTALTVGPNIDYVVVETFNQYTHEPITVVLAKALLSKQFTKPYHLAETEEDFTDYTAGNKTIPYRIIREIKGKDLVGIRYEQLLPWALPYENADNAFQVIPGDFVTTEDGTGIVHTAPTFGADDARVAKDAGVPPMLVLDDHGNAVPLVDLQGRFVASLPKGYGGKFVKNEYYDEGQAPEKSVDVEIAILLKEQNRAFKVEKYKHSYPHCWRTDKPILYYPLDSWFIKVTEVKDRMVELNKEINWKPKATGEGRFGNWLENVNDWNLSRSRYWGIPLPVWRTEDGEEEIIIGSVEELVQEIEKSIAVGIQKENPFKDFEVGNMSEENYDLIDLHKNVVDEITLVSASGKPMKREADLIDVWFDSGAMPYAQVHYPFENKELIDNHTMYPADFIAEGVDQTRGWFYTLHAIATLVFDSKAYKNVMSNGLVLDKNGQKMSKRLGNAIDPFDTLETYGPDATRWYMIANAQPWENLKFDLAGVDEVRRKFFGTLYNTYSFFALYANVDGFTYAEKEIPVEERDELDQWILSELNTLIQQVDEFFSDYEPTKAARAIQEFVIDNLSNWHVRLSRRRFWKGDYSKDKIAAYQTLYTVLETVAILSSPIAPFFMDRLYKDLNDATGKNEATSVHLANFPQVNQALINEELQEQTRLAQLATSMILSLRKLSDNRVRQPLQKVMIPVLNETMKNRLLAVSDLLKQEVNVKEIQLLTNEEASDILVKSIKPNFKTLGPKFGKDMKAVAAATAQLTNEQIVELENTGYIELEVNGEKHTIEVDDFEIATKDIPGWTVASNAQLTVALDLTLTQALIDEGISRELVNRIQNLRKENGFEVTDRIDIIIEKNPAIEQAVTANMEYVRNETLADNLTFDTTIVNGIPVEINDEKLQLTILKH from the coding sequence ATGGCCAAGAATTTTAAAGAATATAAGCACTTAAATTTAGTTCAGATTGCAGATGAAACTCTCAAAGAGTGGAAAGAACAAAACGTTTTCGAGAAAAGTATTACTTCTCGAGATGGAAAGGATTCGTACGTTTTTTATGAAGGACCACCTTCTGCAAATGGAAAACCAGGAATTCATCACGTTCTAGCACGTTCGATCAAAGATATCTTTTGTCGTTTCCAAACCCTGAAAGGAAAACAAGTTATCCGCAAAGCAGGTTGGGATACCCATGGTTTGCCGGTAGAATTAGGAACCGAAAAAGAATTAGGAATTACCAAAGAAGATATCGGAACCAAAATTACTATAGAGCAATACAACGAAGCTTGTAAGCGAACCGTAATGAGGTATACTGATTTATGGAACAATCTGACAGAAAAAATGGGGTATTGGGTAGATATGGATGATCCGTACATTACCTACAAACCAAAATACATGGAAACGGTTTGGTGGCTTTTGAAACAAATATACGACAAGGGTTATTTGTATAAGGGGTATACCATTCAGCCCTATTCTCCTAAAGCAGGGACAGGTTTGTCATCGCACGAACTCAATCAGCCAGGGACCTATCAAGAGGTAACAGACACTACCATCGTGGCACAATTTAAGGTCGATAAAAATTCGACCAAACTTTTCGATAATCAAGAAAATGATGTCTACATCTTAGCCTGGACAACAACCCCGTGGACCTTACCATCGAACACAGCACTGACTGTTGGCCCAAATATCGATTATGTAGTCGTAGAAACTTTTAATCAATACACCCACGAACCAATCACCGTAGTATTGGCAAAAGCATTGTTATCTAAACAATTTACGAAACCATATCACCTAGCCGAAACCGAAGAAGATTTTACGGATTATACGGCAGGAAACAAAACAATTCCATATAGAATAATACGAGAAATTAAAGGGAAGGATTTAGTAGGAATCCGATACGAACAACTCTTGCCTTGGGCATTACCATACGAAAATGCAGACAATGCTTTCCAGGTAATCCCAGGAGATTTCGTTACTACCGAAGATGGAACAGGAATCGTGCATACAGCGCCAACTTTTGGTGCAGATGATGCTCGTGTAGCAAAAGACGCAGGCGTTCCTCCAATGTTGGTACTAGACGATCATGGAAATGCTGTCCCTTTGGTTGATTTGCAAGGACGTTTTGTAGCTTCACTACCCAAAGGTTATGGAGGTAAATTTGTAAAAAATGAATATTACGATGAAGGACAAGCACCGGAAAAATCAGTTGATGTAGAAATCGCTATTTTGCTTAAAGAACAAAATAGAGCCTTCAAAGTAGAAAAATACAAGCACAGTTATCCACATTGTTGGAGAACCGACAAACCAATCCTATACTATCCATTAGATTCTTGGTTTATAAAAGTTACCGAAGTGAAAGATCGAATGGTCGAACTAAACAAAGAAATCAACTGGAAACCCAAAGCAACTGGAGAAGGTCGATTTGGTAATTGGTTAGAAAACGTAAATGATTGGAATTTATCTCGCTCACGTTATTGGGGAATTCCTTTGCCTGTTTGGCGAACCGAAGATGGAGAGGAAGAAATCATTATCGGGTCGGTAGAAGAATTGGTGCAAGAAATAGAGAAATCAATTGCAGTAGGAATCCAAAAAGAAAATCCATTCAAAGATTTTGAGGTTGGCAACATGTCCGAAGAGAATTATGATTTGATAGACTTACACAAGAATGTAGTCGATGAAATTACACTTGTTTCGGCAAGCGGTAAACCAATGAAACGAGAAGCAGATCTGATTGATGTATGGTTCGACTCTGGAGCAATGCCTTATGCACAAGTGCATTATCCATTCGAGAATAAAGAGTTAATTGATAATCATACCATGTATCCTGCAGATTTTATTGCAGAAGGAGTTGATCAAACCCGTGGTTGGTTCTATACATTGCATGCTATTGCAACTTTGGTTTTTGATTCGAAAGCCTATAAAAATGTAATGTCGAATGGCTTGGTGCTGGATAAAAATGGTCAAAAAATGTCGAAAAGATTAGGAAATGCCATTGATCCTTTCGATACACTAGAAACCTATGGTCCAGACGCTACACGCTGGTATATGATTGCCAATGCTCAACCATGGGAAAACCTAAAATTCGACTTGGCAGGAGTAGACGAAGTACGCCGTAAATTTTTCGGTACCTTGTACAATACATACTCATTCTTTGCACTATATGCGAATGTTGACGGGTTTACTTATGCCGAAAAAGAAATTCCAGTAGAAGAAAGAGATGAGCTAGATCAATGGATTCTATCAGAATTAAATACCTTGATTCAACAAGTAGATGAATTCTTCTCTGACTATGAGCCAACTAAAGCAGCACGCGCTATCCAAGAGTTTGTGATAGACAACTTATCCAATTGGCATGTGCGTTTATCAAGAAGACGTTTCTGGAAAGGAGACTACTCAAAAGATAAAATTGCCGCCTACCAAACGCTTTACACAGTGCTAGAAACCGTGGCTATCTTGAGCTCTCCTATCGCACCATTCTTTATGGATCGTTTGTATAAAGATCTAAACGATGCAACAGGGAAAAATGAAGCTACATCAGTACATTTGGCTAATTTCCCTCAAGTAAACCAAGCTTTGATCAATGAAGAGTTGCAAGAACAAACACGCTTAGCCCAATTGGCAACAAGTATGATTTTGTCTTTGCGTAAATTAAGCGATAATCGTGTGCGTCAACCATTGCAAAAAGTAATGATTCCGGTCCTGAACGAAACCATGAAGAATCGTTTATTGGCGGTAAGCGATTTATTGAAACAAGAAGTCAACGTAAAAGAAATACAATTACTGACCAATGAAGAAGCTTCTGATATTTTGGTCAAATCCATAAAACCAAACTTCAAGACCTTAGGTCCTAAATTTGGAAAAGACATGAAAGCCGTGGCTGCAGCAACGGCACAATTAACAAATGAACAAATAGTAGAATTAGAAAACACGGGGTATATTGAGTTAGAAGTCAACGGAGAAAAACATACCATAGAGGTAGATGACTTCGAGATTGCAACGAAAGACATTCCAGGTTGGACAGTTGCTTCCAATGCACAACTCACCGTGGCCTTAGACCTCACGTTAACCCAAGCGCTAATCGATGAAGGGATTTCTCGCGAATTGGTTAATCGAATCCAAAACTTACGCAAAGAAAATGGGTTCGAAGTTACCGATAGAATCGATATCATTATCGAGAAAAACCCTGCAATAGAACAAGCTGTAACGGCAAATATGGAATATGTGCGCAATGAGACTTTGGCAGACAATTTGACCTTTGATACTACAATCGTTAATGGTATCCCTGTGGAAATCAATGATGAGAAGTTACAACTAACAATTCTAAAACACTAA
- the putP gene encoding sodium/proline symporter PutP: protein MNTLEYISIGIYMIMMLMIGFYSYQKTKTSSDDFLIGGRKMGALVTALSAGAADMSGWLLMGLPGAMYAVGLSSGWLAIGLTIGAFLNYVLVAPRLRVYSEVAGNAITLPVYFENRFKDQTHLLKLISSIIILVFFTLYTSSGMVAGGRLFESAFEIDYHYGLLITSLVVIIYTFLGGFLAVSLTDFVQGIIMVITLLVIPIIIVIQIGGIVETKYWIDFQSPTNLSWLEGTTTIGILSLASWGLGYFGQPHILVRFMAIDQVKDLKKARTVGITWMIFCVGGGMLIGLVGIAYMTKYHTIIDDPETIFIYFSRALFHPLISGFLLCAILAAVMSTISSQLLVTSSSMTEDFYRSFLNKNASQKTLLRVSRLSVLIVAIIALLLSISPNNSILNLVGYAWAGFGSAFGPLMLLSLLWKKTSRVGALVGLISGGLIVLFWMILQHPYKEVYAMIPAFPLSFGLIILFSIFFPDKDVEINQEFDKVGTIIEKQY from the coding sequence ATGAATACCTTAGAATATATTTCCATCGGGATTTATATGATAATGATGTTGATGATCGGCTTCTACTCTTATCAAAAAACTAAAACTTCGTCGGATGATTTCTTGATTGGAGGAAGGAAAATGGGGGCACTGGTTACAGCGCTTTCAGCAGGCGCTGCCGATATGAGTGGTTGGTTGCTGATGGGGCTTCCTGGTGCTATGTATGCGGTAGGGTTGTCGAGTGGTTGGTTGGCAATTGGTTTAACGATTGGGGCTTTTCTCAATTATGTTTTGGTGGCACCAAGGCTACGAGTTTATTCTGAAGTGGCTGGGAATGCAATTACGCTGCCCGTCTATTTCGAAAACCGATTTAAAGACCAAACACATCTTCTGAAACTTATTTCATCGATTATTATCTTAGTTTTTTTTACCTTATACACATCATCGGGGATGGTTGCGGGAGGTAGATTGTTCGAGTCTGCTTTTGAAATCGATTATCATTACGGATTATTGATTACCAGTTTAGTGGTGATTATCTATACTTTTTTAGGCGGGTTTTTAGCAGTTAGTTTAACCGATTTTGTACAAGGAATAATAATGGTTATTACTCTTTTGGTCATTCCGATTATCATTGTGATCCAAATCGGAGGAATAGTCGAAACCAAATATTGGATCGACTTTCAGAGTCCTACCAATCTAAGTTGGCTAGAAGGAACTACAACAATCGGGATTTTGTCGCTTGCTTCATGGGGGCTAGGATATTTTGGTCAACCACATATTTTGGTTCGTTTTATGGCAATTGATCAAGTAAAAGATTTGAAAAAAGCTAGAACTGTCGGGATTACTTGGATGATATTTTGTGTAGGAGGTGGCATGCTGATTGGTTTAGTTGGGATTGCTTATATGACCAAGTACCACACTATAATTGATGATCCAGAAACCATCTTCATCTATTTCTCAAGAGCCTTGTTTCATCCACTTATTTCGGGCTTTTTGCTTTGTGCTATTTTAGCAGCGGTTATGAGTACAATATCCTCGCAATTGTTGGTAACTTCGAGTTCGATGACCGAAGATTTTTATCGTTCTTTTCTCAATAAAAATGCTTCACAAAAAACATTGCTTAGGGTCAGTCGACTTTCGGTTCTTATCGTTGCAATAATAGCATTGCTACTGTCGATTTCACCAAACAATTCTATCCTAAACTTGGTGGGCTATGCATGGGCTGGTTTTGGTTCAGCCTTCGGTCCACTAATGTTGTTGAGTTTGCTTTGGAAAAAAACTTCGCGAGTTGGTGCATTGGTAGGATTAATCTCCGGCGGACTAATAGTTTTGTTTTGGATGATTCTACAGCATCCCTATAAAGAGGTATATGCGATGATTCCGGCCTTCCCGCTTTCTTTCGGTTTGATTATCCTTTTTTCTATATTTTTTCCTGACAAGGATGTAGAAATTAATCAAGAATTTGATAAAGTAGGGACCATCATCGAAAAACAGTATTAA